A stretch of Thermoproteota archaeon DNA encodes these proteins:
- a CDS encoding homoserine dehydrogenase, which yields MRIILMGMGVVGQAFLELLELEKADLYRKYGLHPMVVAAADSKSMVYNPRGLDVRRLLNHKRSKGTLHGFPYEVRGMDLVREVEAEVVIDVTPSNFRTGEPGISHLRAALQTDKHVITANKGPLALEMPALVEMFQHKGLRLLFSGTVGGGTPFLRFVGKCLSGEKIVSIRGVINGTTNYILNRMEDGISFREALREAQEKGYAEADPSNDVDGWDSAAKLVILSNWAMDLGVTLKDVSVRGIRDVEITEDMLSRGKTVRLIATADESGLRVQPEEIDRRDPLVVPGALNAVSFIAEISGRHTLIGKGAGGRETAAALMRDLVELKMYLGGVEPCS from the coding sequence ATGCGTATAATCCTGATGGGTATGGGAGTCGTGGGACAAGCATTCTTAGAGCTGCTTGAGCTTGAAAAGGCGGATCTCTACCGGAAATACGGCCTCCATCCTATGGTGGTGGCAGCGGCGGACTCCAAGTCGATGGTATACAATCCTAGGGGGTTGGATGTGCGGAGGCTCTTGAATCATAAGAGGTCCAAAGGAACTCTGCACGGCTTTCCCTATGAGGTTCGAGGTATGGACTTGGTGAGGGAGGTGGAAGCGGAGGTCGTCATCGATGTCACACCATCCAACTTCAGGACAGGAGAACCAGGGATCTCACACCTCAGGGCGGCACTGCAGACCGATAAACACGTTATAACAGCAAACAAGGGCCCTCTAGCCCTAGAAATGCCCGCACTAGTGGAGATGTTTCAACACAAGGGTCTCAGACTTCTCTTCAGCGGGACGGTTGGGGGAGGTACGCCCTTCCTCAGATTCGTTGGGAAGTGCCTGTCCGGTGAGAAGATAGTATCGATAAGGGGAGTGATCAACGGAACCACGAACTACATACTCAACCGGATGGAGGACGGAATATCGTTCCGAGAGGCGCTGAGAGAGGCTCAAGAGAAGGGATACGCCGAGGCAGATCCGAGTAACGATGTGGATGGGTGGGATTCCGCCGCCAAACTAGTTATACTCTCGAACTGGGCCATGGATCTAGGCGTGACGTTGAAGGATGTGTCCGTCCGTGGCATCAGGGATGTGGAGATAACGGAGGATATGCTCTCCAGAGGAAAGACCGTCAGGTTGATAGCCACAGCCGATGAATCTGGCCTCAGGGTCCAACCGGAGGAGATCGATAGGAGGGATCCGCTGGTGGTTCCAGGTGCCCTAAATGCCGTCTCTTTCATCGCAGAGATATCCGGGAGGCACACCTTGATAGGCAAGGGAGCGGGCGGGAGGGAAACCGCCGCTGCCCTGATGAGGGATCTGGTGGAACTGAAGATGTACCTGGGAGGTGTCGAGCCTTGCTCATAA
- a CDS encoding twin-arginine translocase TatA/TatE family subunit, which produces MLSGMAGLTLKLMQFGPIGWTELLIIIVIALLLFGPRRLPELARSMGEAINEFRKASSGVTSKEEKEEKTKKSSSEIRELALSLGIEVAGKTDEELMEEIKALAAKKKGSEE; this is translated from the coding sequence TTGCTCTCTGGAATGGCGGGCTTGACCCTTAAGCTAATGCAGTTCGGGCCGATAGGGTGGACTGAGCTCCTGATAATAATAGTGATCGCTCTACTTCTCTTCGGGCCCAGAAGGCTCCCGGAGCTGGCTAGATCCATGGGAGAGGCCATAAACGAATTCAGGAAGGCCAGCAGCGGAGTGACCTCCAAGGAGGAGAAGGAGGAGAAGACCAAGAAGAGCAGCAGTGAGATCAGAGAGCTTGCCTTGAGCCTAGGGATAGAAGTAGCTGGCAAGACTGACGAGGAGCTAATGGAGGAGATAAAGGCCCTAGCAGCTAAGAAGAAGGGGTCGGAGGAGTAA
- a CDS encoding twin-arginine translocase subunit TatC, which translates to MAEDKEAPLQEHIIELLERLRRVLIALIVTSGIVVVIPSQLVEWKWDGYTPLVFYVMKKMQEDLTNVHNPVVEPIASFFGIKELPVELIAHSWLDSIEVILQLSLLMGLVMASPYVAKQIYEYLEPALEEREKKVLVPFSLLFFLLFALGVVYAYFVILPLTFFFLSWLYLLGGVKLIFSVKEFYSFAIVGMLTTGLSFTFPLVVALASYLDIITPDTLKKNWRYVVFVIMVVTAVITPDPTPVSMIALAIPFLALYVLSYLLAKKMHRKS; encoded by the coding sequence TTGGCGGAGGATAAGGAGGCGCCGCTGCAGGAACACATCATCGAGCTGCTTGAGAGATTGAGGAGGGTGTTAATAGCCCTCATAGTAACCTCGGGTATCGTAGTCGTTATCCCCTCTCAGCTGGTGGAGTGGAAGTGGGATGGGTACACTCCTCTAGTGTTCTACGTAATGAAGAAAATGCAGGAGGATCTCACCAACGTCCATAACCCAGTAGTGGAGCCTATAGCCTCCTTTTTCGGTATAAAGGAGCTTCCTGTTGAACTCATAGCCCATAGCTGGCTTGATTCCATAGAGGTAATTCTCCAGCTCTCCCTCCTGATGGGTTTAGTTATGGCATCTCCTTACGTGGCTAAGCAGATATACGAGTACTTGGAGCCGGCCCTCGAAGAGAGAGAAAAGAAGGTGCTCGTTCCGTTTTCACTCCTCTTCTTCCTGCTGTTCGCTTTGGGTGTCGTGTACGCGTATTTCGTCATCCTCCCATTGACGTTCTTCTTCCTCTCTTGGCTTTACCTCTTGGGCGGGGTTAAGCTCATATTCTCCGTCAAGGAATTCTACTCATTCGCCATAGTGGGGATGCTCACTACCGGGCTATCGTTTACCTTCCCTCTAGTGGTCGCCTTGGCATCTTACTTGGACATAATAACCCCAGACACCCTGAAGAAGAACTGGAGGTACGTGGTGTTCGTGATAATGGTTGTGACCGCCGTAATAACTCCAGATCCCACCCCAGTCTCCATGATAGCGCTGGCTATCCCGTTCCTAGCGCTATACGTGCTCTCCTATCTACTGGCCAAGAAAATGCACAGGAAAAGCTGA